A DNA window from Thiobacillus denitrificans ATCC 25259 contains the following coding sequences:
- a CDS encoding YceI family protein, translating to MAKWIFEPGHSGAEFAVRHMMVSHMRGLFKNVHGSIDFDPDDPAGAAAVEARIDAAGIWSGDEARDAHLRGPNFLDVATYPEIAFRSTEVRCVGEADLRVAGDLVLRGVTRRVVLDSRYLGRWQCPYWEGDKDLGPTTRIGFLATTVINRHDFGVSWNAPMDRGGMVVGDEVAITLDVEAILESDMQRIDAILHPI from the coding sequence ATGGCCAAGTGGATATTCGAACCGGGACACTCGGGCGCCGAGTTTGCGGTGCGGCACATGATGGTGTCGCACATGCGCGGCCTCTTCAAGAACGTGCACGGCAGCATCGACTTCGACCCGGATGACCCGGCCGGCGCAGCGGCGGTCGAGGCGAGGATCGACGCCGCGGGGATCTGGAGCGGGGACGAAGCGCGGGACGCGCATCTGCGTGGACCGAATTTTTTGGACGTCGCGACCTATCCGGAGATCGCCTTCCGCAGCACCGAAGTCCGCTGCGTCGGCGAGGCCGACCTCCGCGTCGCGGGCGATCTCGTGCTCCGCGGCGTGACCCGTCGCGTCGTGCTCGACTCGCGCTATCTAGGCCGCTGGCAGTGCCCGTACTGGGAGGGCGACAAGGACCTGGGGCCGACGACGCGCATCGGCTTTCTCGCGACCACGGTGATCAATCGGCACGACTTCGGCGTGAGCTGGAACGCGCCAATGGATCGCGGCGGCATGGTCGTCGGCGACGAGGTTGCGATCACGCTCGACGTCGAGGCCATCCTCGAATCGGACATGCAGCGCATCGACGCGATCCTGCACCCCATTTGA
- a CDS encoding type II toxin-antitoxin system RelE/ParE family toxin, with product MARLVFAPRALQDVERLTAFLIESDPDVAAATAQLLYGGLRILKEHPLVGRPAEQGYRELLISRGRTGYVALYRYDVERDVAIVLAVRQQRESGFES from the coding sequence GTGGCTCGCCTTGTCTTCGCACCGCGCGCCTTGCAGGACGTCGAGCGCCTGACCGCGTTCCTGATCGAATCAGACCCCGACGTCGCCGCTGCGACGGCTCAGCTGCTGTACGGCGGCCTGCGCATCCTGAAGGAGCATCCCCTTGTTGGCCGGCCGGCGGAGCAGGGCTACCGCGAACTGCTGATTTCGCGCGGGCGCACGGGCTACGTCGCGCTGTATCGATACGACGTCGAGCGGGACGTGGCGATCGTGCTCGCCGTCCGCCAGCAGCGTGAAAGCGGATTCGAGAGCTGA
- a CDS encoding CopG family ribbon-helix-helix protein: MSTTTLKLSDDLKERIAIAAADAGKTPHAFMVEALAAQTALAERRRAFVDAAMTAEQEVAEYGLVYDADAVFSYLHDTLAGKRAKRPKAVKL; the protein is encoded by the coding sequence ATGTCCACCACCACGCTCAAACTTTCTGACGACTTGAAGGAACGTATTGCCATCGCCGCGGCCGACGCTGGCAAGACGCCCCATGCCTTCATGGTCGAGGCGCTGGCGGCGCAGACGGCGCTGGCCGAGCGGCGGCGCGCCTTCGTCGACGCGGCGATGACGGCGGAGCAGGAGGTCGCCGAGTACGGCTTGGTGTACGACGCCGACGCGGTGTTCAGCTATCTGCACGACACGCTCGCCGGCAAGCGCGCAAAGCGCCCCAAGGCTGTCAAGCTCTGA
- a CDS encoding PEP-CTERM sorting domain-containing protein, with amino-acid sequence MRFLEKVSLMNHGYAIKSATGTGFAYIPANNNQGEVTMKNSFWAAASAVGLVVLGSLFVQTAQAAAQVYTFTASNFTSYNGTPVPYAAISGHVTLDGTNVTGLNLTIGDRTYSPSEVGYFALDYPAGSSGVVGAYKATSWDDARSVSTNTDDFMLQADFANPQNFAGFTYSVAALNDIFDSTNVSISVSAVPEPDIYAMLASGLGMLVVAVRRKRRE; translated from the coding sequence TTGCGCTTTCTGGAAAAGGTTTCCCTGATGAATCATGGATATGCCATTAAGAGCGCCACGGGAACAGGTTTTGCTTATATCCCGGCCAACAATAACCAGGGGGAGGTAACTATGAAAAACTCGTTTTGGGCTGCTGCCAGTGCAGTGGGCCTTGTTGTGCTTGGTTCCCTGTTTGTCCAGACCGCCCAGGCTGCGGCACAGGTTTATACCTTTACGGCGTCCAACTTCACCTCGTATAACGGTACGCCCGTGCCCTATGCCGCCATTTCGGGTCATGTGACGCTCGACGGCACCAACGTCACCGGTCTTAATCTGACCATCGGGGATCGCACTTATTCGCCCTCGGAGGTCGGTTACTTTGCACTGGATTACCCTGCCGGGTCTTCGGGCGTCGTGGGCGCCTACAAGGCGACAAGTTGGGATGATGCACGCAGCGTGAGCACGAACACGGACGATTTCATGTTGCAGGCTGACTTTGCCAATCCGCAGAATTTCGCAGGCTTCACTTACAGCGTCGCAGCTTTGAACGATATTTTCGATTCGACAAACGTCTCAATTTCCGTGTCGGCTGTGCCTGAACCCGACATATACGCGATGCTGGCATCCGGACTTGGGATGCTGGTGGTGGCCGTGCGTCGCAAGCGGCGCGAATAA
- a CDS encoding disulfide bond formation protein B, with translation MLTALSGAAVAGYQVWLQHQPANIFSCGAETNFVEGIVYWLGQRVPVLFDAPGVCRIRRC, from the coding sequence GTGCTGACGGCGCTGTCGGGCGCGGCCGTGGCGGGCTATCAGGTATGGCTGCAGCACCAGCCTGCGAACATTTTTTCCTGCGGCGCCGAGACCAATTTCGTCGAGGGCATCGTGTACTGGCTGGGTCAGCGGGTTCCGGTTCTGTTCGATGCGCCCGGCGTGTGCAGGATACGTCGCTGTTGA
- a CDS encoding transposase, which yields MARPLRLELAGGLYHITSRGDGREDIYRTDTDRTTWLMVVGQVCQRFNWVCHAWCQMDNHYHLLIETPEANLSKGMRQLNGVYTQSFNRAHGRVGHVFQGRYKAILVERDSYLLELARYIVLNPLRAAMVKRLEAWPWSSYFATCGQTDAPDWLHTEWILAQFGRQRSGAIRKYVEFVHQGARLPSVWTQLQGQIYLGSESFVRNMQALIEKKPALDEIPRAQRRALTQPLADFERRHDRNEAIARAYLSGQHTMAAIAAHFGVHYTTVSRLVKAYEKTAGG from the coding sequence ATGGCACGCCCTTTAAGACTTGAATTGGCCGGAGGCCTTTACCACATCACCTCGCGCGGCGACGGTCGGGAAGACATTTACCGAACCGACACAGACCGGACTACATGGCTGATGGTGGTGGGACAGGTTTGCCAGCGCTTCAACTGGGTGTGCCACGCCTGGTGCCAGATGGACAATCACTACCACCTGCTGATCGAGACGCCCGAAGCCAATCTGTCCAAGGGGATGCGTCAGCTCAATGGGGTGTATACGCAAAGCTTCAACCGCGCGCACGGCCGGGTGGGGCATGTGTTCCAGGGGCGCTACAAGGCCATCCTGGTTGAACGGGACAGCTATCTGCTGGAGCTGGCTCGCTACATTGTGCTGAACCCGCTGCGTGCCGCGATGGTGAAAAGACTTGAAGCCTGGCCCTGGAGTAGTTATTTCGCCACCTGCGGTCAGACAGATGCGCCTGATTGGTTGCATACCGAATGGATTCTTGCGCAGTTCGGGCGGCAGCGGTCCGGGGCGATTCGCAAATACGTTGAGTTTGTGCATCAAGGTGCGCGGCTGCCGAGCGTGTGGACGCAACTGCAGGGGCAGATTTATCTGGGATCGGAAAGCTTCGTCCGGAACATGCAGGCGCTTATCGAGAAGAAGCCGGCGCTGGATGAAATTCCGCGTGCCCAGCGTCGTGCGTTGACGCAACCGTTGGCGGATTTCGAGCGACGCCACGATCGCAACGAGGCGATAGCGCGCGCATATTTGTCTGGACAGCATACGATGGCAGCAATCGCTGCTCATTTTGGCGTTCACTACACAACCGTGAGCCGGCTGGTGAAGGCTTATGAAAAAACAGCGGGAGGTTGA
- a CDS encoding REP-associated tyrosine transposase — translation MARPLRLELAGGLYHITSRGDGREDIYRTDTDRTTWLMVVGQVCQRFNWVCHAWCQMDNHYHLLIETPEANLSKGMRQLNGVYTQSFNRAHGRVGHVFQGRYKAILVERDSYLLELARYIVLNPLRAGMVKKLEAWPWSSYFATCGQADAPDWLRTDWILAQFGRQRSGAIRKYVEFVHQGARLPSVWAQLQGQIYLGSESFVRNMQALIEKKPALDEIPRAQRRALTQPLADFERRHDRNEAIARAYLSGQHTMAAIAAHFGVHYTTVSRLVKAYEKTAGG, via the coding sequence ATGGCACGCCCTTTAAGACTTGAATTGGCCGGAGGCCTTTACCACATCACCTCGCGCGGCGACGGTCGGGAAGACATTTACCGAACCGACACAGACCGGACTACATGGCTGATGGTGGTGGGACAGGTTTGCCAGCGCTTCAACTGGGTGTGCCACGCCTGGTGCCAGATGGACAATCACTACCACCTGCTGATCGAGACGCCCGAAGCCAATCTGTCCAAGGGGATGCGGCAGCTCAATGGCGTGTATACGCAAAGCTTCAACCGCGCGCACGGCCGGGTGGGGCATGTGTTCCAGGGGCGCTACAAGGCCATCCTGGTTGAACGGGACAGCTATCTGCTGGAACTGGCCCGTTACATTGTGCTGAACCCACTGCGTGCCGGGATGGTGAAAAAACTTGAAGCCTGGCCCTGGAGTAGTTATTTCGCCACCTGCGGCCAGGCAGATGCGCCGGATTGGTTACGCACCGACTGGATTCTTGCGCAATTCGGGCGGCAGCGGTCCGGGGCGATTCGCAAATACGTTGAGTTTGTGCATCAAGGTGCGCGGCTGCCGAGCGTGTGGGCGCAACTGCAGGGGCAGATTTATCTGGGATCGGAAAGCTTCGTCCGGAACATGCAGGCGCTTATCGAGAAGAAGCCGGCGCTGGATGAAATTCCGCGTGCCCAGCGTCGTGCGTTGACGCAACCGTTGGCGGATTTCGAGCGACGCCACGATCGCAACGAGGCGATAGCGCGCGCATATTTGTCTGGACAGCATACGATGGCAGCAATCGCTGCTCATTTTGGCGTTCACTACACAACCGTGAGCCGGCTGGTGAAGGCTTATGAAAAAACGGCGGGAGGTTGA
- a CDS encoding cupin domain-containing protein, which yields MHADLNERVAVATQTAPWLATADGEGACKPLDSLEAGTTSLVQAPAGAVFAAPGGALGEEILVLDGTLTDARGVWGAGAYLRNPPGSEIPLHSETGCVLFIKRLAFDAEDTAAVRLDTASMRWLPGLVPGLTVMPLHNTHPGSGLSLSHS from the coding sequence ATGCATGCAGATCTGAACGAGCGCGTGGCGGTGGCGACGCAAACGGCGCCCTGGCTCGCGACGGCGGACGGCGAGGGGGCCTGCAAGCCGCTCGACAGCCTGGAGGCGGGCACGACCAGCCTGGTGCAGGCGCCGGCGGGTGCGGTGTTCGCCGCGCCGGGCGGCGCACTGGGCGAGGAAATCCTCGTGCTCGATGGCACGCTGACGGATGCGCGCGGCGTGTGGGGGGCGGGTGCCTATCTGCGCAATCCGCCGGGATCGGAGATACCCCTGCACAGCGAGACGGGGTGCGTGCTGTTCATCAAGCGCCTGGCTTTCGACGCGGAAGATACGGCGGCGGTGCGGCTGGATACCGCGTCCATGCGATGGCTGCCCGGTCTGGTGCCCGGGCTGACGGTGATGCCCTTGCACAACACGCACCCGGGGTCAGGTCTTTCATTATCACACTCCTAA
- a CDS encoding cytochrome c oxidase subunit 3 family protein, whose product MEGKMTTLAIEAPSRPQVRTVTGRIPGNRGMWAGITCEFVEFIVLFAVYFVARAHFPDAFEQGAQRLSLASGTAITLIMVTSSFFIACSVATIRAGRRRQSFWWLVAGLVVALGYPVVKFFEVQANLAQGINGEAGIFFTVYYYLTINHLVHSFWGILGIFWVLARHLGGAYSSDDYSGLEALASYWHATDIIWLVIFQLCYVLA is encoded by the coding sequence ATGGAGGGAAAAATGACAACTCTCGCTATTGAAGCGCCATCCCGGCCGCAAGTGCGCACGGTGACCGGCCGAATACCGGGCAACAGGGGCATGTGGGCGGGGATCACGTGCGAATTCGTCGAGTTCATCGTTCTCTTCGCTGTCTATTTCGTCGCGCGTGCCCACTTTCCGGACGCGTTCGAGCAGGGCGCGCAGCGCCTTTCGCTCGCTTCGGGCACCGCGATTACGTTGATCATGGTCACCAGCAGCTTTTTCATCGCCTGCTCGGTGGCAACGATACGCGCCGGTCGACGCCGGCAGTCGTTCTGGTGGCTGGTCGCCGGACTGGTCGTGGCGCTCGGTTATCCCGTCGTGAAGTTTTTCGAAGTCCAGGCGAACCTCGCGCAAGGGATCAATGGCGAGGCGGGGATTTTCTTCACCGTCTATTACTACCTGACGATCAACCATCTGGTGCACTCGTTCTGGGGGATTCTCGGCATTTTCTGGGTTCTGGCACGCCACCTCGGCGGGGCGTATTCGTCCGACGATTACAGCGGCCTGGAGGCGCTGGCGAGCTATTGGCACGCGACCGACATCATCTGGCTGGTCATCTTCCAACTCTGCTACGTATTGGCCTGA
- a CDS encoding PLP-dependent aminotransferase family protein: protein MSRYHDIAEHTEKLIVDGVLRAGDRLPSVRQACRIHDVSPVTVTQAYYLLESRGLIEARPKSGYFVRARLRQNLREPDMTRPVASSTQLQVSDFIFQILESVRDPSVVPLGSSFPSPFLFPLDKLGRFLASAARKLDPLATVIDLPPGNEELRRQLALRYLASGASVSPDEIVITCGAMEALNLCLQAVARPGDLIAIESPAFYAGLQASERLGLKVIEIPTHPREGISMAALAETLQRHPVKACLFMLNFSNPTGSLVPDERRKELVELLHRHDVPLIEDDVYAELYFGRQAPLCTKAVDPHGMVMHVSSFSKNLAPGYRVGWVAAGRFAERVQRQKFSTTLATTIPVQIALAEYLKHGGYENHLRHLRRKLAEQEAALAAAIEPNFPEGTRLARPDGGYFLWLELPPQIDTLVLHQRTLARGISTAPGPIFSAKREFTHHLRLNFGHSDSQRQQDAMVTLGQLIAEQL, encoded by the coding sequence ATGAGCCGCTATCACGACATTGCCGAGCACACAGAGAAACTGATCGTCGACGGCGTGCTGCGCGCGGGCGACCGCCTGCCTTCGGTGCGCCAGGCCTGCCGCATCCATGATGTGAGTCCCGTTACCGTCACGCAGGCTTACTACCTGCTGGAGAGCCGCGGCCTGATCGAGGCGCGGCCGAAGTCGGGCTATTTCGTGCGCGCGCGGCTCCGGCAGAACCTGCGCGAGCCGGACATGACGCGCCCGGTCGCCAGCTCGACACAGTTGCAGGTCAGCGATTTCATTTTCCAGATTCTCGAAAGCGTCCGCGATCCGTCGGTCGTGCCGCTGGGTTCGAGCTTCCCGAGCCCGTTTCTGTTTCCGCTCGACAAGCTCGGGCGTTTTCTGGCGAGCGCCGCACGCAAGCTCGACCCGCTCGCCACGGTCATCGACCTGCCGCCCGGAAACGAGGAGTTGCGGCGGCAACTGGCCTTGCGCTACCTCGCGTCCGGCGCGTCCGTTTCGCCCGACGAAATCGTCATCACGTGCGGCGCGATGGAGGCGCTCAACCTCTGTCTGCAGGCGGTCGCCCGGCCCGGCGACCTGATCGCCATCGAATCGCCGGCCTTTTACGCCGGGCTGCAGGCGAGCGAGCGGCTCGGGTTGAAGGTGATCGAAATCCCGACCCACCCGCGCGAGGGCATCAGCATGGCCGCCCTGGCGGAGACGCTGCAGCGCCATCCGGTCAAAGCCTGCCTGTTCATGCTCAATTTCTCGAATCCGACAGGCAGCCTCGTTCCGGACGAGCGGAGAAAGGAACTCGTCGAATTGCTGCATCGTCACGACGTGCCGCTCATCGAAGACGACGTCTACGCGGAGCTTTATTTCGGCCGCCAGGCGCCCTTGTGCACCAAAGCCGTGGATCCGCACGGGATGGTGATGCACGTTTCGTCGTTCTCGAAAAATCTCGCGCCCGGATACCGCGTAGGCTGGGTCGCGGCCGGGCGCTTCGCCGAGCGCGTCCAGCGGCAAAAATTCTCGACGACGCTGGCGACGACGATTCCCGTGCAAATCGCGCTCGCGGAATATCTGAAACACGGCGGCTACGAGAACCACCTGCGGCACTTGCGGCGCAAGCTCGCCGAACAGGAAGCCGCACTGGCCGCGGCGATCGAGCCGAATTTTCCGGAAGGCACGCGCCTGGCGCGGCCCGACGGCGGCTATTTCCTGTGGCTGGAACTACCGCCGCAGATCGACACGCTGGTCTTGCATCAACGCACGCTGGCGCGAGGCATCAGCACCGCGCCCGGCCCCATTTTTTCGGCGAAGCGGGAATTCACCCACCATCTGCGGCTGAATTTCGGCCATTCGGACTCGCAGCGCCAGCAGGATGCGATGGTGACGCTGGGGCAATTGATCGCCGAACAGTTATAG
- a CDS encoding type II toxin-antitoxin system HicB family antitoxin, with protein sequence MNPKYEIILYWSEDDQAFVAEVPELPGCMAHGDSQASALASVNEAIALWIATAEELGRSVPTPKGRRLAYA encoded by the coding sequence ATGAATCCGAAGTACGAAATCATTCTGTACTGGAGCGAGGACGACCAGGCCTTCGTCGCCGAAGTGCCCGAACTGCCCGGCTGCATGGCGCATGGCGATTCGCAGGCATCCGCGCTCGCCAGCGTCAACGAGGCGATCGCGCTCTGGATTGCGACTGCCGAGGAACTCGGAAGATCCGTGCCGACCCCGAAGGGCAGACGCCTCGCCTATGCCTGA
- a CDS encoding type II toxin-antitoxin system HicA family toxin, whose product MAKLAKLIEQILLGRSDANIGFDELCQVLTSLGFSQRTRGSHHIFSHPDVLELINLQRDGGKAKPYQVRQVRAIILQYKLGAEE is encoded by the coding sequence ATGGCGAAGCTCGCGAAGCTGATCGAGCAGATCCTGCTCGGCCGCAGCGATGCCAATATCGGCTTCGACGAGCTGTGCCAGGTCCTGACCAGCCTGGGTTTTTCGCAGCGCACACGGGGCAGCCATCACATTTTCAGCCATCCTGACGTTCTGGAATTGATCAACCTCCAGCGCGATGGCGGCAAGGCCAAGCCCTACCAGGTTCGGCAAGTCCGCGCCATAATCCTTCAATACAAACTTGGAGCCGAGGAATGA
- a CDS encoding ribonucleotide-diphosphate reductase subunit beta: MLNFEDDFTPAPQLVPRVPEPAYVPAAAAAPAAQPAATTRVRASDKRVINGATDVNQLVPFKYKWAWEKYLAGCANHWMPQEVNMSRDIAQWKDPTALTEDERRIVKRNLGFFVTADSLAANNIVLGTYRHITAPECRQYLLRQAFEEAIHTHAYQYIVESLGLDEAEIFNAYHEIESIRDKDDFLIPFIDTLTNPEFKTGTPENDQKLLKSLIVFACIMEGIFFYVGFVQILALGRQNKMTGAAEQYQYILRDESMHCNFGIDLINTIKQENPHLWTSEFKAEIRTLIQKGVELEFRYAEDTMPRGVLGLNSAQFKEYLRFISNRRCQQIGLDEMFPGVSNPFPWMAEMIDLKKEKNFFETRVTEYQTGGALSWD; encoded by the coding sequence ATGCTGAACTTTGAAGACGACTTCACGCCCGCCCCGCAACTCGTGCCGCGCGTGCCCGAGCCCGCGTATGTGCCGGCCGCCGCCGCTGCGCCTGCCGCCCAGCCGGCCGCGACGACTCGCGTGCGCGCCTCCGATAAGCGTGTCATCAACGGCGCCACCGACGTGAACCAGCTCGTTCCCTTCAAGTACAAGTGGGCGTGGGAGAAATACCTCGCCGGCTGCGCCAACCACTGGATGCCGCAGGAAGTGAACATGAGCCGCGACATCGCGCAGTGGAAGGACCCGACCGCGCTGACCGAGGACGAGCGCCGCATCGTCAAGCGCAACCTCGGCTTCTTCGTGACGGCCGATTCGCTCGCCGCCAACAACATCGTGCTCGGCACCTACCGCCACATCACAGCGCCCGAGTGCCGCCAGTACCTGCTGCGCCAGGCCTTCGAAGAGGCGATCCACACCCACGCCTACCAGTACATCGTCGAAAGCCTGGGCCTCGACGAGGCGGAAATCTTCAACGCCTACCACGAGATCGAGAGCATCCGCGACAAGGACGACTTCCTCATCCCCTTCATCGATACGCTCACCAACCCCGAATTCAAGACCGGCACGCCGGAGAACGACCAGAAACTGCTGAAGTCGCTGATCGTCTTCGCCTGCATCATGGAAGGCATCTTCTTCTATGTCGGCTTCGTGCAGATCCTCGCGCTCGGCCGCCAGAACAAGATGACCGGCGCCGCCGAGCAGTACCAGTACATCCTGCGCGACGAGTCCATGCACTGCAACTTCGGCATCGACCTCATCAACACCATCAAGCAGGAAAACCCGCACCTCTGGACCAGCGAGTTCAAGGCCGAGATCCGCACCCTGATCCAGAAGGGCGTCGAGCTCGAATTCCGCTACGCCGAAGACACCATGCCGCGCGGCGTGCTGGGCCTCAACTCCGCTCAGTTCAAGGAATACCTGCGCTTCATCTCCAACCGCCGCTGCCAGCAGATCGGGCTGGACGAGATGTTCCCCGGCGTCAGCAACCCCTTCCCCTGGATGGCCGAGATGATCGACCTGAAGAAGGAGAAGAACTTCTTCGAGACGCGCGTCACCGAGTATCAGACGGGCGGGGCGTTGAGCTGGGATTGA